From Staphylococcus delphini, one genomic window encodes:
- the argF gene encoding ornithine carbamoyltransferase, which produces MTDIQKPLNLKGRHLLKEDDFTKKEFSDLIDFAMTLKSYKQQGIPHRYLESKNIALLFEKTSTRTRAAFTVASIDLGAHPEFLGKNDIQLGKKESVEDTAKVLGRMFDGIEFRGFSQDMVEDLAKYSGVPVWNGLTDAWHPTQMLADYMTIKEKFGHLDGIKLTYIGDGRNNVANSLLVAGPMLGVDVTICTPKSLFPAQDYIEIAERRAKQDGGSIKITDNIDEGVKGADVIYTDVWVSMGEESEFESRIKLLKDYQVNRALFDKTGKDDTIFLHCLPAFHDTETVYGQKIKEEYGLTEMEVTDEIFRSPHSKVFDQAENRMHTIKAVMAATLG; this is translated from the coding sequence ATGACAGACATTCAAAAACCATTAAATTTAAAAGGCAGACATTTATTAAAAGAAGACGATTTTACGAAAAAAGAATTCTCAGACTTAATAGATTTTGCGATGACATTAAAATCCTACAAACAACAAGGAATCCCTCACCGCTATTTAGAAAGTAAAAATATCGCGCTATTATTCGAAAAAACATCGACACGGACACGCGCAGCTTTTACCGTTGCTTCTATTGATTTAGGTGCACATCCTGAATTTTTAGGTAAAAATGACATTCAATTAGGTAAAAAAGAATCTGTAGAAGACACGGCTAAAGTATTAGGTCGTATGTTTGACGGTATTGAGTTCCGCGGTTTCTCACAAGATATGGTAGAAGATTTAGCCAAATACTCAGGTGTCCCTGTATGGAATGGACTCACTGACGCATGGCATCCAACACAAATGTTAGCCGACTATATGACCATTAAAGAAAAGTTCGGTCATTTAGATGGTATTAAACTCACGTATATTGGCGATGGCCGCAACAATGTCGCCAATTCACTTCTTGTGGCAGGTCCGATGTTAGGCGTCGACGTGACGATTTGTACACCGAAATCTTTATTCCCTGCGCAAGACTACATTGAGATCGCTGAACGTCGCGCGAAACAAGATGGCGGTTCAATTAAAATTACTGACAATATTGATGAAGGTGTTAAAGGCGCAGATGTCATTTATACAGACGTTTGGGTGTCTATGGGTGAAGAAAGTGAATTTGAATCACGTATTAAATTATTGAAAGACTATCAAGTGAATCGCGCATTATTCGATAAAACAGGTAAAGACGATACGATTTTCTTACATTGTTTACCTGCATTCCACGATACGGAAACTGTCTATGGCCAAAAAATTAAAGAAGAATACGGGCTAACTGAAATGGAAGTGACTGACGAAATCTTTAGAAGTCCTCATTCCAAAGTCTTTGATCAAGCAGAAAACCGCATGCATACCATCAAGGCTGTCATGGCGGCGACACTCGGATAG
- a CDS encoding helix-turn-helix domain-containing protein — MIKIKLDEVLKEKGVSLTELSKAVDVTIANLSILKTGKAKAVRFSTLEAICKYLDCQPGDIIVYEAS; from the coding sequence ATGATTAAAATAAAGTTAGATGAAGTGTTAAAAGAAAAAGGTGTATCGCTGACTGAGTTGTCCAAAGCCGTCGATGTGACCATTGCGAACTTATCTATTTTAAAGACTGGGAAAGCAAAGGCCGTGCGCTTCAGTACTTTAGAGGCCATCTGTAAATATTTAGATTGCCAACCCGGCGACATTATCGTTTATGAAGCATCGTAA
- the arcA gene encoding arginine deiminase has translation MEKNPIQVNSEIGTLKTVLLKRPGKELENLVPDHLSGLLFDDIPYLKVAQEEHDKFAQVLRDEGVEVVYLEQLAAEAIADKAVREQFIDDILAESQKTVLGHEKEIKALFENLSDQELVDKIMAGVRKEEIQLDMNHLVEYMDDRYPFYLDPMPNLYFTRDPQASIGRGMTINRMYWRARRRESIFMTYILAHHPRFKDADVPVWLDRNCPFNIEGGDELILSKEVLAIGISERTSAQAIERLARQILFDDQSTFTKLLAIEIPNSRSFMHLDTVFTMIDYDKFTMHAAIFKEENQMNIFTIEKDETTNDIKISHSSQLKQTLEDALHVDNIQFIPTGNGDAIDGAREQWNDGSNTLTIRPGVVVTYDRNYVSNQLLREHGVKVIEITGSELVRGRGGPRCMSQPLYREDI, from the coding sequence ATGGAAAAGAATCCTATTCAAGTCAATAGTGAAATCGGCACATTAAAAACGGTTTTACTGAAACGACCTGGCAAAGAATTAGAAAATCTTGTGCCCGATCATCTCAGCGGTTTATTGTTTGATGACATCCCTTATTTGAAAGTGGCTCAAGAAGAACACGACAAATTTGCACAAGTGTTAAGAGATGAAGGTGTCGAAGTCGTCTATCTCGAACAATTAGCAGCTGAGGCGATTGCTGACAAGGCTGTACGCGAACAGTTTATTGACGACATTTTAGCAGAATCTCAAAAAACAGTACTCGGTCACGAAAAAGAGATTAAAGCACTTTTTGAAAATTTAAGTGACCAAGAACTCGTCGATAAAATTATGGCGGGTGTGCGCAAAGAGGAAATTCAACTCGACATGAATCACTTAGTGGAATATATGGACGATAGATATCCATTTTATTTAGACCCTATGCCGAACCTCTATTTCACAAGAGACCCTCAAGCTTCTATCGGCCGAGGCATGACGATTAATCGCATGTATTGGCGTGCACGTCGCAGAGAATCGATTTTCATGACGTACATTCTCGCACATCATCCTCGCTTTAAAGACGCGGATGTGCCGGTTTGGTTAGACCGAAATTGTCCATTCAATATTGAAGGCGGCGATGAATTAATTCTTTCAAAAGAAGTGTTGGCCATTGGTATTTCAGAACGGACGTCAGCACAAGCGATTGAACGGTTAGCCCGTCAAATTTTATTCGATGACCAATCAACATTTACGAAATTGTTGGCAATTGAAATACCGAACAGTCGTAGTTTCATGCATTTGGACACAGTATTTACGATGATTGATTACGACAAATTTACGATGCATGCGGCAATCTTTAAAGAAGAAAATCAAATGAATATTTTTACGATTGAAAAAGATGAAACAACGAACGATATTAAAATTTCTCACTCTAGTCAACTGAAGCAAACACTTGAAGATGCGTTACATGTCGACAATATCCAATTCATCCCGACAGGTAACGGCGATGCGATTGACGGTGCGCGCGAGCAATGGAACGATGGCTCAAATACATTAACAATTCGCCCAGGTGTCGTCGTGACGTATGACCGCAATTACGTTTCTAACCAACTTTTAAGAGAACATGGTGTCAAAGTGATCGAAATTACCGGTAGTGAATTGGTCCGAGGTCGTGGTGGCCCAAGATGTATGAGTCAACCTTTATACAGAGAAGACATTTAA
- a CDS encoding peptide-methionine (S)-S-oxide reductase produces METLYLAGGCLWGVQAFVKTLPGVVTTEAGRANGETQTLDGPYDGYVECVKTTFDPSQVDVTALMGYLFEIIDPYSINQQGEDIGPKYRTGVYSDQPKHLDEARQFIHQCPDADRIAVEVKPLTNYIPSATIHQDNLDKYPNDYCHIPVALMKKYS; encoded by the coding sequence ATGGAAACACTCTATCTTGCAGGTGGATGCTTATGGGGTGTGCAAGCATTTGTCAAAACATTGCCCGGAGTTGTCACAACAGAAGCAGGACGTGCGAATGGTGAGACACAGACTTTAGATGGTCCATATGATGGCTACGTGGAGTGCGTCAAAACAACATTTGATCCGTCACAAGTCGATGTCACTGCATTAATGGGCTACTTGTTTGAAATCATAGACCCATACAGCATCAATCAACAAGGAGAAGATATCGGCCCTAAGTATCGAACGGGTGTGTACAGCGACCAACCGAAACATTTAGATGAAGCGCGACAATTTATTCACCAGTGCCCTGATGCCGACCGTATTGCTGTTGAAGTGAAACCACTCACGAACTATATTCCGAGTGCCACTATTCATCAAGATAACCTCGATAAATATCCGAATGATTACTGTCATATACCAGTAGCTTTGATGAAGAAATATAGTTAA
- a CDS encoding alpha/beta hydrolase — translation MKKFWKWSIGIVVLLIVVWVTYIGIYRNTSIANNPKHAKYIDSATPTLFLHGYGGTVNSEKFLVKEAENQGVTQDVITAHVDEAGEVKLKGHLDSDTINPIVQVVLKENKEEDPDVNAEWFKNVIVALQTEYHIKKFNFVGHSMANMTFAQYMATYGKDTALPQLQRQVNIAGTFNGVLHMNEEVNEITLDADGKPSRMNPPYQDLRVLKDVYKGKNIDVLNIYGDLKDGTDSDGSVSNVSSRSLKYLLGGSAKTYRESEYVGPDAQHSELHDNEKVARELIQFLWGK, via the coding sequence ATGAAAAAGTTTTGGAAATGGAGTATTGGTATAGTGGTGCTATTGATTGTCGTGTGGGTGACGTATATAGGCATTTACCGCAATACATCAATCGCCAATAATCCGAAACATGCCAAGTATATTGATAGCGCAACACCGACGTTATTTTTGCATGGTTACGGTGGGACGGTGAACTCTGAAAAGTTTTTAGTGAAGGAAGCGGAAAATCAAGGTGTCACACAAGATGTCATTACTGCACATGTGGATGAAGCGGGTGAAGTAAAATTAAAAGGACATTTGGATAGTGACACGATTAATCCTATCGTACAAGTTGTCTTGAAAGAGAATAAAGAAGAAGATCCAGATGTGAATGCGGAATGGTTTAAAAACGTAATCGTTGCGTTACAAACAGAGTACCATATTAAAAAATTTAACTTTGTCGGACATTCAATGGCGAATATGACTTTTGCGCAGTATATGGCGACATATGGTAAAGATACTGCATTGCCACAGTTACAACGTCAAGTGAATATCGCTGGGACGTTTAACGGTGTGTTGCATATGAATGAAGAAGTGAATGAAATTACGCTTGATGCGGACGGCAAGCCAAGTCGCATGAATCCGCCTTATCAAGATTTACGTGTACTGAAAGATGTGTATAAAGGAAAAAATATTGATGTCCTTAATATTTACGGGGACTTAAAAGACGGTACGGACTCTGATGGCAGTGTATCGAACGTCTCTTCTCGTTCATTAAAGTATCTACTTGGAGGTAGCGCGAAAACGTATCGTGAATCCGAATATGTCGGTCCTGACGCACAGCATAGTGAATTGCATGATAATGAAAAGGTTGCACGTGAACTGATTCAATTTTTGTGGGGGAAATAA
- a CDS encoding arginine repressor, whose product MKKSKRLDLVSMVVKEHDIHTKAEIVDYIEQHFGIRYSLATISRDLNELKIYKMPSENQQRCYRQYNENAQKEAKARLIDLYQEEIIALSIKDTYLIIKTSPGFAQTVNFYIDQMNLKEVIGTVGGNDTILVITHSNELSKFVHYKLFNQTYETPHVKH is encoded by the coding sequence ATGAAGAAGAGTAAGAGATTAGACTTAGTATCGATGGTTGTAAAGGAACACGATATTCATACGAAAGCAGAAATTGTAGATTATATTGAACAGCATTTTGGCATCCGATACAGTCTTGCTACGATTAGTCGAGATTTAAATGAGTTGAAGATCTATAAAATGCCATCAGAAAACCAACAACGATGCTACAGACAATATAACGAAAATGCACAAAAAGAAGCGAAAGCACGGCTCATTGATTTGTATCAAGAGGAGATTATTGCGCTGAGTATTAAAGATACGTACTTAATTATTAAAACGTCACCTGGTTTTGCGCAAACGGTGAATTTTTATATCGATCAAATGAATTTAAAAGAAGTAATTGGCACAGTGGGCGGTAACGATACCATTTTAGTGATTACGCATTCGAATGAACTTTCCAAATTTGTACATTATAAACTGTTCAACCAAACGTATGAAACGCCACATGTGAAACACTAG
- the arcD gene encoding arginine-ornithine antiporter, giving the protein MGGTDENKLNKTSLIGLVIGSMIGGGAFNIISDMGSHAGGLAIILGWLITAVGMISLAFVFQNLTNERQDLDGGIYSYAQVGFGDFIGFSSAWGYWFAAFLGNVAYATLLMSAVGNFFPIFEGGNTLPSIIIASLLLWGVHYLILKGVETAALINSIVTVAKLIPILLVIICMIVAFNFDTFKAGLLGMTSHASQGFSWGDTLSQVKSTMLVTVWVFTGIEGAVVFSGRAKNKKDVGSATVIGLVSVLVIYFLMTVLAQGVIQQNHISELSNPSMAAVLAHIVGHWGAVLVNIGLIISVLGAWLGWTLLAGELPFIVAKDGLFPKWFAKENQNKAPSHSLLITNILVQLFLISMLFTQSAYQFAFSLASSAILIPYTLSAFYQVKYTVQTKQRATTKQWIIGIIASLYTIWLIYAAGLDYLLLTMLLYVPGLVVYTIVQKNNQKPLKQIDYIFFMLILLLAIIGIVRLLTGAIDVF; this is encoded by the coding sequence ATGGGTGGAACAGATGAAAACAAATTAAATAAAACCTCCTTAATTGGTTTAGTCATTGGCTCGATGATTGGTGGCGGTGCATTCAACATCATTTCAGATATGGGGAGTCACGCTGGCGGATTAGCGATAATTTTAGGTTGGCTCATTACTGCAGTTGGTATGATTTCACTTGCGTTTGTCTTTCAAAATTTAACGAATGAGCGCCAAGATTTAGACGGTGGGATTTACAGCTATGCCCAAGTAGGTTTTGGTGACTTTATCGGCTTTTCGAGTGCTTGGGGCTACTGGTTTGCGGCATTTTTAGGTAACGTGGCCTATGCGACTTTACTCATGTCTGCAGTCGGTAACTTTTTCCCAATCTTTGAAGGCGGCAACACCCTTCCTTCTATTATTATCGCGTCCTTATTATTATGGGGTGTGCATTACCTCATTTTAAAAGGCGTCGAAACTGCTGCACTCATCAACAGTATTGTAACGGTTGCTAAGTTAATCCCTATTTTACTTGTCATTATATGTATGATTGTTGCCTTTAATTTTGACACGTTTAAAGCAGGACTATTAGGAATGACAAGTCACGCATCACAAGGGTTTAGCTGGGGAGATACACTCTCTCAAGTTAAAAGTACGATGCTCGTAACGGTTTGGGTCTTTACTGGTATTGAAGGTGCCGTTGTCTTTTCTGGACGCGCTAAAAATAAAAAGGATGTCGGTTCAGCAACGGTCATCGGATTGGTTTCTGTATTAGTCATCTATTTCTTAATGACCGTCCTAGCACAAGGCGTCATCCAACAAAATCACATTTCAGAACTTTCCAACCCTTCTATGGCCGCTGTGTTAGCACATATCGTCGGACATTGGGGCGCTGTACTCGTGAACATCGGGTTGATTATTTCGGTTTTAGGTGCATGGTTAGGCTGGACGCTTCTAGCCGGTGAATTACCGTTCATCGTCGCAAAAGATGGCCTATTTCCGAAATGGTTTGCAAAAGAAAATCAAAATAAAGCACCGAGTCATTCATTACTCATTACGAATATCTTAGTTCAACTCTTTTTAATCAGCATGCTGTTCACACAAAGTGCATATCAATTTGCGTTTTCACTTGCATCCAGCGCCATTTTAATTCCGTATACATTGAGTGCATTTTACCAAGTGAAGTATACCGTCCAAACAAAACAACGTGCGACAACTAAGCAATGGATCATTGGTATCATTGCTTCACTTTATACAATATGGCTCATCTATGCAGCTGGATTAGACTACTTACTGTTAACCATGTTGCTCTATGTACCTGGACTTGTCGTTTATACGATTGTACAAAAAAACAATCAAAAACCTTTAAAACAAATCGATTATATCTTTTTCATGCTTATTTTATTATTAGCGATCATCGGCATCGTCAGACTACTCACTGGTGCCATCGATGTATTTTAA
- a CDS encoding response regulator transcription factor, whose translation MIRVVLAEDQTMLRQAMVQLMQLHDAIDVVADVGDGQAALKAVTSQPVDVVILDVEMPKLTGLEVLQHIREQAIEVKVIIVTTFKRPGYFETAVAYDVDAYVLKERSVDELVQTIHHVMAGQKEYSDALMTSLVTERNPLTDKEQRVLKEIGKGLTSKEIAQTLYLSDGTIRNYTSTIIDKLQADNRFDAWKKAHDKGWV comes from the coding sequence ATGATTCGTGTCGTGTTAGCTGAAGATCAAACGATGTTACGTCAAGCGATGGTCCAACTGATGCAACTGCATGACGCAATAGATGTTGTTGCTGATGTTGGTGATGGACAAGCGGCGTTGAAAGCTGTGACATCCCAACCTGTTGATGTCGTCATATTAGATGTGGAAATGCCAAAATTAACAGGACTAGAAGTATTACAACACATTCGTGAACAAGCCATTGAGGTCAAAGTGATTATTGTCACCACTTTCAAACGCCCCGGTTATTTTGAAACGGCTGTCGCATACGATGTCGATGCATATGTGCTCAAAGAACGTTCTGTAGACGAATTGGTCCAAACCATTCATCATGTTATGGCAGGTCAAAAAGAATACAGTGATGCTTTAATGACCTCACTTGTCACAGAGCGTAATCCCCTTACTGATAAAGAACAACGCGTATTAAAAGAAATCGGCAAAGGACTGACGAGTAAAGAAATTGCACAAACCTTATATTTATCAGATGGCACCATACGCAATTACACGTCAACGATTATCGACAAACTCCAAGCAGACAACCGCTTCGATGCATGGAAAAAAGCGCATGATAAAGGGTGGGTGTAG
- the arcC gene encoding carbamate kinase codes for MHKKIVIALGGNAIQTTDGSSEAQKKAIRATMQTLKPLFKTDYDIVISHGNGPQIGNLLIQQQKADSPETPAMPLDTCGAMTQGMIGFWIETEVNRVLAEVNSDRRAATVITRVEVDENDSRMAHPTKPIGPFYTAAEMEKVKNENPHSIYKEDAGRGYRKVVPSPLPVSILEHQLISTLVENNNIIIACGGGGIPVIKKDDTYEGVEAVIDKDFASERLAQLIDADVLMILTNVENVYLNFNQPDQWKLTQIDVASLKQYARDGKFAEGSMLPKIEAAINFVENGEGRRAVITNLDKAYEAFKGEAGTQIYQ; via the coding sequence ATGCATAAAAAAATTGTGATTGCTTTAGGTGGCAATGCCATTCAAACGACAGATGGATCTTCAGAAGCTCAAAAAAAGGCGATACGTGCGACGATGCAAACACTGAAGCCATTATTTAAGACCGACTATGATATTGTTATCTCTCATGGTAATGGGCCGCAAATTGGTAACCTTCTTATTCAACAACAAAAAGCGGATAGTCCCGAAACCCCTGCGATGCCACTCGATACATGTGGTGCGATGACACAAGGGATGATCGGCTTTTGGATTGAAACCGAGGTCAATCGTGTATTAGCCGAAGTGAACAGTGACCGTAGAGCTGCAACGGTCATCACGCGTGTAGAAGTGGATGAAAATGATTCGAGAATGGCGCATCCAACGAAACCGATTGGCCCTTTTTATACAGCAGCAGAAATGGAAAAAGTGAAAAACGAAAACCCTCATTCAATATATAAAGAAGATGCTGGAAGAGGGTATCGTAAAGTGGTCCCTTCTCCATTGCCTGTATCCATTTTAGAGCATCAACTCATCAGTACTTTAGTTGAAAATAACAACATCATTATCGCTTGTGGAGGTGGCGGTATCCCTGTCATCAAAAAAGATGATACGTATGAAGGTGTGGAAGCCGTCATCGATAAAGACTTCGCAAGTGAACGGTTAGCACAATTGATTGATGCGGATGTTTTGATGATTTTAACGAATGTTGAAAACGTCTATCTTAACTTCAATCAACCGGATCAATGGAAATTGACACAAATCGATGTCGCGAGTTTGAAACAATATGCACGTGACGGTAAATTTGCAGAAGGTTCAATGCTCCCTAAAATTGAAGCGGCTATCAATTTTGTGGAAAATGGAGAAGGGCGTCGTGCGGTGATTACAAACTTAGACAAAGCGTACGAAGCCTTTAAAGGAGAAGCCGGCACACAAATTTATCAGTAG
- a CDS encoding Fic family protein yields MTLQGIDFLPPQVTLENALDLYKSVAEINSLIGALNTQINHSLVSTQMIQLLTLSESVQSTRIEGTQVTFLDIIEETPNEQKSTEVTEVLNYKDALDYGVMQIKNGNPITTRLIHELHKILMGRNTRGTTVSSGEFRKIQNFIGPSSDIKDAVYIPVPAHEIDDYMTNWEHYINRVKHPSFNHVLKEGYTFLDEQSDPLIKTAIMHAQFESIHPYLDGNGRLGRILIVLNMMAESAVNAPIFFVSEELERERLRYYNLLNSVRGSHADWYKWIQFYLRACQRMILNLQTKLENIETLAKEGLKKINNAAGSKIMDVWFYTFTTPNVTVKYAAKSLNMSENTARMHLNTLVELGMIDVDHARKRNKVYVNYDLLQILR; encoded by the coding sequence ATGACTTTACAAGGCATAGATTTCTTACCACCCCAAGTTACTCTGGAAAATGCTTTAGATTTATACAAATCAGTTGCTGAAATTAATAGTTTAATAGGTGCGTTAAATACACAAATTAATCATTCATTGGTAAGTACACAAATGATTCAATTATTGACGTTATCAGAATCAGTTCAGTCTACAAGAATTGAAGGGACACAGGTCACATTTTTAGATATTATTGAAGAAACACCGAATGAACAGAAAAGTACGGAAGTGACGGAAGTGCTCAATTATAAAGATGCTTTAGATTATGGTGTCATGCAAATCAAAAATGGAAATCCGATTACGACGCGTTTGATTCATGAATTACATAAGATATTGATGGGACGTAACACAAGAGGCACTACTGTCTCTTCCGGCGAGTTTAGAAAGATTCAAAATTTTATTGGACCGAGTAGCGATATTAAAGATGCTGTCTATATTCCCGTTCCTGCTCATGAAATTGATGACTATATGACAAACTGGGAACATTACATCAATCGTGTGAAACATCCTAGTTTTAATCATGTACTCAAAGAAGGGTACACTTTTTTAGATGAACAATCTGATCCACTGATTAAAACTGCAATTATGCACGCACAGTTCGAATCTATTCATCCTTATCTAGATGGTAATGGGCGTCTCGGTAGAATATTAATTGTGCTGAATATGATGGCCGAAAGTGCTGTGAATGCGCCAATATTTTTTGTGAGTGAAGAATTAGAGCGAGAAAGACTACGATACTACAATTTGTTGAATAGTGTCAGAGGTTCTCATGCCGATTGGTACAAATGGATTCAGTTTTATTTACGCGCTTGTCAACGGATGATTCTCAATCTACAGACAAAGCTCGAAAATATCGAAACATTAGCTAAAGAAGGGCTTAAGAAAATTAATAATGCTGCGGGCTCAAAAATCATGGATGTATGGTTTTACACGTTTACAACACCTAATGTGACTGTTAAATATGCAGCTAAAAGTTTGAATATGAGTGAAAACACTGCCAGAATGCATTTGAACACACTTGTTGAATTAGGCATGATTGATGTGGATCATGCGCGAAAACGTAATAAAGTGTATGTGAATTATGATTTACTCCAAATTCTTAGATAA
- a CDS encoding Crp/Fnr family transcriptional regulator: protein MGEKSYNYAIIDTSLIQNDIHTCLERFAAFINIPSIVLQPYKNEFIVRQYNKGQVIYYSSDELTHMYFLIDGYIVREHYNIHGDLYRVINKDQQLYPLHNLFQDKVTHEICSALTDCIVMTIPIDLIEYLCKNHHKVFIQLFKYLCESEQQLTEYNMALTAKNAKSRVIKVLIYLCHTIGDDHDEFYEIKPFLTIQMVSDLASVSRETTGHIINELKAENLLVKNKKSWLFSKVLVDQHEDD, encoded by the coding sequence ATGGGGGAAAAGTCATACAATTACGCAATAATCGATACTTCCCTAATTCAAAATGACATTCACACATGTTTAGAACGATTCGCTGCATTTATCAATATTCCTTCGATTGTCTTACAACCTTACAAAAATGAATTTATCGTAAGACAGTATAACAAAGGCCAAGTGATTTATTATTCATCAGATGAACTGACACATATGTATTTTTTAATCGATGGTTATATCGTACGCGAACATTACAATATCCATGGTGATCTCTATCGTGTGATTAACAAAGATCAACAATTATATCCGCTTCACAATCTATTTCAAGATAAAGTCACACATGAGATTTGTTCTGCGCTCACCGACTGTATTGTGATGACCATTCCTATCGATTTGATAGAATATTTATGCAAAAACCATCACAAAGTGTTCATTCAACTGTTTAAATATTTATGTGAGAGTGAACAACAACTGACTGAATACAATATGGCGCTCACTGCTAAAAATGCCAAATCTCGTGTGATTAAAGTGCTCATTTATTTATGTCATACAATTGGCGACGATCATGACGAGTTTTATGAAATTAAGCCTTTTTTAACGATTCAAATGGTGAGTGACCTTGCAAGTGTTTCACGCGAAACAACCGGACATATTATTAATGAGTTGAAAGCTGAAAACTTGCTCGTCAAAAATAAGAAAAGTTGGTTGTTTAGTAAAGTATTGGTTGATCAACATGAAGATGATTGA
- a CDS encoding NAD-dependent protein deacylase: MAHHIDQLKHIIDHSERIAFFTGAGVSVASGVPDFRSMGGLFDEISKEGYSPEYLLSIDYLEDDPVGFMRFCHKRLLLADKLPNPVHKWIAELEQHQQALGVITQNIDGLHSDAGSQHVDELHGTLNRFYCPNCQQHYTKNEIIEQQRIQCERCGHVIRPDIVLYGEMLDQATMTRALQKITQADTLIVLGSSLVVQPAAGLISNFQGQHLVIINKDETPYDHFAELVIHDDMVTVVEQLTDESGA, encoded by the coding sequence ATGGCACATCATATAGATCAATTAAAACATATCATCGACCACTCAGAGCGCATCGCATTTTTCACGGGTGCAGGTGTATCAGTCGCAAGTGGTGTCCCGGATTTCCGTTCCATGGGTGGTTTGTTTGATGAAATTTCAAAAGAAGGCTACTCACCGGAATATTTGTTGAGCATCGATTATTTAGAAGATGACCCAGTTGGTTTTATGCGATTTTGTCACAAACGTTTACTCTTAGCGGATAAATTGCCGAATCCTGTTCATAAATGGATTGCCGAATTAGAACAACATCAGCAAGCATTAGGCGTCATCACGCAAAATATTGACGGCCTTCATAGTGATGCAGGGAGCCAACATGTCGATGAATTACATGGGACGCTCAATCGCTTTTACTGTCCGAATTGTCAGCAACATTATACGAAAAATGAAATCATTGAACAGCAACGCATCCAATGTGAACGTTGTGGCCATGTGATCAGACCGGATATTGTGCTTTATGGAGAAATGTTAGACCAAGCCACGATGACGCGTGCGTTACAAAAAATCACACAAGCAGACACGTTGATTGTGCTCGGTTCTTCACTCGTCGTTCAACCCGCAGCCGGACTGATTTCAAACTTTCAAGGTCAACATCTCGTCATTATTAACAAAGACGAAACCCCTTACGACCACTTTGCAGAACTGGTGATTCATGACGATATGGTCACTGTCGTGGAACAACTTACGGATGAAAGTGGCGCGTAG